One window of the Poecilia reticulata strain Guanapo unplaced genomic scaffold, Guppy_female_1.0+MT scaffold_224, whole genome shotgun sequence genome contains the following:
- the LOC103460292 gene encoding cell surface A33 antigen-like — MTVFHLILTYFLLESASPLKRTGQTNVTAEPGQNITLPCGSAGDRGVIAVEWRRTDLDSDYVLLYRDQQLDPEHQHPSYQNRVDLQNRPIKDDLSLVLENVTADDGGSYECRIQRGTDREKRSVLRSAPVCTVHLDVALPPPPGNMDGSTDESKDPQSHQHLGLVFPVLTTALIIGGLMWKSHVKSLPVNEADVEEGRL, encoded by the exons ATGACTGTTTTCCATCTGATATTGACTTATTTTCTACTAGAATCTGCTTCTCCACTGAAGCGTACCG GTCAGACAAATGTGACAGCAGAACCAGGACAGAACATCACTCTGCCGTGTGGATCTGCCGGGGACAGAGGGGTCATCGCTGTGGAGTGGAGGAGAACTGATCTGGACTCGGATTATGTTCTTCTGTACAGAGATCAGCAGTTGGACCCAGAACACCAGCATCCATCTTaccagaaccgggtcgaccTGCAGAACAGACCAATTAAAGATGATCtgtctctggttctggagaacGTGACTGCTGATGATGGAGGATCATATGAGTGTCGAATTCAGAGAGGAACAGACAGAGAGAAGCGATCTGTTCTGAGATCTGCTCCTGTCTGCACCGTCCACCTGGATGTAGCTCTGCCCCCTCCTCCAG GAAACATGGATGGAAGCACAGACGAGTCAAAGGACCCACAAAGTCATCAACATCTTGGCCTGGTTTTTCCTGTCTTGACCACTGCTCTTATTATCGGAGGCTTGATGTGGAAAAGTCATGTTAAATCACTTCCTGTTAATGAAGCAGATGTGGAGGAAGGAAGACTCTAG